The Mytilus edulis chromosome 5, xbMytEdul2.2, whole genome shotgun sequence genomic interval CATGTGCACAAAATCTGTTTTACACcgccatatttatatattaaaatgaagATAATTATGTGGAATGATTATGCGTATACCTAGTCAGAAGTGGTTAACTTGTCATCAATGTGTTACATGTTTAATTGTTTCAAGCACAGACCCAACTGTTGGTGATatcttttcaaatgtttatatattatgtttcagaCTATTCCTTTTAATATTTGCtatatggtatgggctttgtgcgttgttgaaggtcgtaccgtCAATGATAAAGCAACTCAACGACAAAATTAACATGTGCACAAAATGTGTTTTACACcgccatatttatatattaaaatgaagACAATTATGTGGAATGAGTATACCTAGTCAAAAGTGGTTGACTTGTCATCAATGTGTTACATGTTTAATTGTTTCAAGCACAGACCCAACTGTTGGTGATatcttttcaaatgtttatatattatgtttcagaCTATTCCTTTTAATATTTGCTATATGGTATCGGCTTAGTGCGCTGTTGAAGGTCGTACCGTGATCTATTGTTATTTACATCCTCGTTAAGTGGTCTCCGGTGAATAGTTGAATGTTGGCAATTATACAAACATTGTTTTTAGAAAGAACATTTTAAGGGCAACATAGAGTCATAAACACTAAGTCAGACGTCTTTAATACAATTTGActtttttactataaattaaaatgtatttcataaTATAGCATtacttaaaaatgatttttttttatgtaatgttCGTATGTTTGTTTATTCGATAATGTTCTActattttgcaatgtttttgtaTAGTGCGATATTGCAGCGGCTGGTCAAATTGTTAAACATAGTGTACAGTACTTCGGAATGATCTAATTGTCCAAAACCTAAAAGACTCATAAACTATATACGTAGGAACTactaaaaagggggaaaaaccaAATTAAAGTGtagttttttaatgtttaaatagaAGGTAACCCTATTGAAAAGAATCCACATACAGCATTTAAGGACATAAACTTTAGACAGCTTATACTCATTTATATGCGCGGACTTACATATTGGGAGAATGCAGAGCAGGAGACGCTTACCCTGTTGACGAATATGGTACTGTCTTTCTCATTGTGTTAATAATGCGATTCTCTAAATTTTTGTTTACTACCTTGATTTTTAATCTTTTATGACAATTTATGAGATTCTAACATCGGTAAGCAACTGCAACAGTATCTATCTGAACAAGTAATAAAATACAATAagaatgcatgtacatgtagcattGATTAAGACTAGCAGCttaatttatagaaaatgatgaaatgtttactactactgcatctttttatgttatttttttttcagtaagcTAAGATGAGGATTTCCAATCTTTTGATAGTTGCAATATGTATCATATTTTACATTACTTCTATCATGGCTCAATTTAATGTCGACATTACTGGTGGCGGCGGAGGAGGTGGGGGAGGCGGTGGCGGTCCAGGCGGAAGAGGAGGAGATATAATTACAAACATAAGAATAAACGGAGGTGGCAGATTCCTTCGTGGTGGAGGTAATAATCAAGGCGGAAGAGGTAATCAAAGAGGGAATGGAAGAGGAAACGGAAGAGGAAATGGAAGAGGAATTAGTAGAGGAAATGGTAGAGGAAATGGACGTGGTAAAGGTAAAGGAAGAGGGAGAGGTTGAAAGTAGTGAAGTCAACAATGAAAAGGTCACCCGTGTATGactttaaattacaaaattttgataaattggtGTAGATACTGATAAAgctttaaattgtttttgttgttttttgttgtgtttttttgtacggtttcttttttttttttttttttatttgctgttgttttttttttggcacaGTTATTGCTTTCGATCTTCCAATCATATTCTGCCACGTTATGTAAGCGCTAAACGACATAATTTGACCGACATCAAAAGGACTGTTGATAGGTATTCGAAGATGTTCAGAAATTAcggattttatattatttttttaacttgtaagaaaacattttcataaaaaaatcaaagaaataaaaataatgttcactacatttttgtgtacaacgatgtttcatatttttaaacgGAACATTATCAGATTTGCAAAATTGTACGAAGTGGAATCACATCAAGTTGTTCTATATAATTCCGTTTTACCGCAGtccccactaggccacgatcgcactacggtctgtgaaaaaaatgcaaaatttgatgatcgtagtacgatcgtgaaGATCGCAGTatggtcgtatcacggtcgtggtgtgGTCTTCAAGAtagtgatgagcgtggccaactttgaacatgtttaaaacaatcgtggtgcgatCACGGTGAAATAAGGTCGTAGGAGAAGCGTATTGAGAGCGCaataagatcgtagtaagatcgcaaaggtcgctgtaccgtcatagcgagagcgtagcgaaagcgtgattctatttggagagactgcgctacgatctcacagcgacgttattacgacctcactacgaccatcacgctttcaccgcgacccaactacgcttccactttgactataccacgctgttcacgaccatagtacgattctagcacgcccttgccgtccccTTCTTACGACCTAACCACGTttatactacgaccatcattctcattgtcattttcacataaaatatattaaatctctccaTGTTTTGTTTGTCGGTATGTAATtaggacttcttgtccattttctctaacggctagaccatgcttctcgtttttatatagaatagaccgttggttttcccgtttgaatggttttacactaatttgttgggccctttatagcttgctgttcggtgtgagccaaggctccgtgttgaaggcacgGTACCTTgccctttaatggtttacttttataaattgttacttggatagagagttgtctcattggcactcataccacatcttcctatatctattgacacatctgtgtcatatCTGATATCGTTCattaaaatatcgtcatttgagcattatggaccagcaataggttgtaatttaggttggattggtcggtccgacatctctacttGATCAGAATTCGTTACTATCAGATCTCCCTCTGCATCttcatcaacccctaccaccacgcccacgtgttctagtaaattttggtggcatgactgtattgtttccgagaaatctacgtattaatcagaaatagaaggaatggaactctATTGATTTGGAACACGTGGTTGGCGTTATTGCTGTGAACTTAGTAGAGATCGCGGTTCGAACTTAGTATAATTGTGGTAAGAaagtgctataatcgcagtagaagcgtggtaagatgaTGTTGAGATCGTGTTGCAATTGTATAGCTCTTGGTGTGGTCGTAGTGacaacgtgatgagcgtagaaagatcttgatgagcgtagtgaggtcgcaaaataagcgcggtgagaacgtggtataattgtagcgggatcgttgtagaagcgtaatgaggacgtagcaGCATCGTGAAACGACAAAAAATAACagtttcatgccgctcataccgcgacctcaccacgatctgaatttatttttcgATCGCGGtaagcgtggtgcgatcgtggtttAGTGTGACTGGGGCTTAACGGATTATACCAGAAACGTAACTGTATCGTGTACATATATATAGTCATTTGTTCTCGATAGTAATCAGTTCTCGATAGGAATGCGCGtggataaaaaataaagaagTTCGCAAAATCGCACATGTTTTCTATTTGTCGGTAATTCAAGGACAAAATAAAAACTAGCTTCAAGCATGCAATAATTTCAACATTTCAAGTTTTCAGACATTTtacaacagtaaaaataatattttccgaTTTTAACCTACTTTTCCTTATTCCCAAAACAACCCTAACTTCATCCCCTCGGTTTATACATAGCACGTTTTCAAATGTTAACAAAACTTAGCTCGAAAAGAAGGTCAAGTCCACATAGTATTACGTAATACACAATTGTAAGATGTGGTGTGACGTCGCTATGGaaaaaaatctatggaatatTCAATGCATATTTTTGTCCTTGAGTGATAATTCCTAGGATATCGGTTAAAGATGCCTTAAATGATCGATAAGGCTAAAATTCATTAAAGAAATATGGTTCTAGAGGCAAATGATTTTCGCACATCACGTGTTTCTGTACTAGCCTTCGTCAGGTACATTACAGATTTATGGAAGGCCACAAATGTAACTGTATACTATGATTTTCGCGCGCACATCACTTTTTTCTGTACTAACCTTCATCAGGTACATTAGAGAAGTACGAAAAGCCACAAATATAAGTATATACTATGATTTTCGAGCTCAGATCACGTGTCTCTGGAATAACCTTCTTACGGTACATTAGAGAAGTATGGAAAGCCACTAATCTGAAATGCCAAAGAGCTCAAAATGATTACTTGAACAGAACAATCAAAAACTGTCTAAAACACAATTCCCAGGGAAGGGAGatttgagcgctcacaaacatgtttaaccccgcaacattttatatgtgcctgtcctaaaGTAAGGAGTCTTTTATTCAGGGACTGTTGTTTGTTCGTGTCTGTCATCTTTGTTCTACGTTTTTTGTTTTTACACACAAAAATAGTTAACCGTACCAGATTCTATATGTGCGTTCAAAAGTAAGGATACTGTAATTTAGGGATAGTCGTTGGTTGctgtctttcatatttgtttttcgtttattattttttacataacaCAGACCGTGGGTTTCCTCGTCAGAATTACTTACCAGTTTATCATGTATTCATGTTTATTCATATAGCTGACGATATGATactggttttgctcattgttgaaggccgtgcggtgatcTATAGTTTCTTGAATCCATATTATTTGGATTCTGGTGAACACATATCATTTTTATATGGTCAACTTCAAATGAACAACTGGCAAATATTGTtgattgatttggggtatgaatcagtggcggatccagaacttttcctaagggggggggtccctccagtcatgcttcagtgattccctatataatcaaccaaatttttcctaggaaaggggggcccgggcccccagcaccccccctggatccgcctatatGAATGAATTTCCACGTCACAAATCCATCTTACTATGATGATTTCCTTATAGTTATGATGGTGACATGTAAtgaacatgtatttattatttgttgaCGTTGGCAGTAATCATGTTGTATTTCCTTGTGATGGATTTGACATTAATTTATTTCCTCGCACTTGTTTGTTATTAGTTCAGACGTGAACGACCGACCATTGGTGAACCAGGtaaatattgtgttttttgtaTTATAATTAATGATTCTTTCTACACATTTTatcaagaatataaaaatagGCTGTAGTAACTTACATGAGCGTCAAAACAATGTGATATCGAAGATTAAATTTGTTTCACGCTTTTATGATAAAGTGAACATTTTTACCACGAGAACAGATACGTACACAAAGACATATTAAGTATACATACTAAAATATGCAAATGAATTTGGTAAATGCAAACGACGTTTAAAATCACAGGCGCTCGGTGATTATGGACCCCTTGTCTTAAtacttatttttgttgtattttatctAAGAATATATTCTGTGAAAATTTAaccttattttcacttatttaatGTGTTCTTGCGCTTTTATAAACGATATTACAATGATGAtagttgtttatataaaaaaaaaaaaaaaaaaaaaaactccaaggcaaattcaaATAGGGAAGTccaaaaaaactgataaaattaAAAGCTATCAATTAACCAACAAGTAACGTAAATTTTGACCCTCTATCATTGTTTTCCAgggtcaaaatttataaactacTGTTATTGTAATATCGTATAGAAAAGAGCAAGAATacacaaaataagttaaaatatcacattaactaaaaacaaaattaaaaaaaatatttagagaaAGAGGGGTCACTATCCAAGCGTATATACTCCAAAATTCTAATACATTTGTGTACGTATAAAGAACTTGGTTCTCCCAATGATCTTTTTTtcctatataatatattttataatggaaTGTATTATAAGTCTGGTGCGATAATTATAGAGATCCAGTGCTATTTGAAAATCCCACAATACGACTTGTTTATGAAAATACTGCAACCTCAGAATAAACATCCTAGCAAGCTTAAGAATGGATATACAATCAGGATCAGGGAATCTTTGACCTTTACAAATTGAATCAATATCAAAAACATCtcaaacttgaagagcattgcaAAGttactttttttaagttaaatgtttAACAAACAATTTGCCTACATTACTGGGTAATGATTGATTGCTAGTTGTTTTACGCCGAGTCAGCACTCTATAATATATCATTAACCTTATATTTAGGACAGCACCAAAAAATCTGATGAAAATAGCTTCGagtaaagatgtttaatttattaaACTCCTGAAAGTCTTacttatatttttggaaattcAGATGAGGTCAAACATTCTATATATGTTATGTCTACTGGACTATTGAAGAAATAATACTGCAGAATTTTCAAA includes:
- the LOC139525036 gene encoding eggshell protein 1-like, whose translation is MAQLNVDISGGGGGGGGGGGAPGGRGGDVITNIRINGGGRFFRGGGNNQGGKGKGKGRGKVAICIIFYITSIMAQFNVDITGGGGGGGGGGGGPGGRGGDIITNIRINGGGRFLRGGGNNQGGRGNQRGNGRGNGRGNGRGISRGNGRGNGRGKGKGRGRG